A region of Mesorhizobium sp. AR02 DNA encodes the following proteins:
- a CDS encoding amino acid ABC transporter permease produces the protein MSLIDTFFNPDVIMSSLPALLRGFLNTLLLGILSIGIGIPIGLVISLLRLYAPKPVRWLAVGYTDIFRALPVLVVLILIYYALPFLGIRLSSWASAVTAFAFIMSAYSAEVFRSGIESIPKGQFEASQALGLPFLLTLRKVVLPQAIRVVIPPMTSNCVSMFKDTSLASTVALPELLKEATNAQSLYANPSPLIGAALVYLIFLWPMVRLVSLLEDRFKTEKTR, from the coding sequence ATGTCGCTGATCGACACCTTCTTCAATCCCGATGTCATCATGTCGAGCCTGCCGGCGCTGCTGCGCGGCTTCCTGAACACGCTGCTGCTCGGCATACTGAGCATCGGCATCGGTATCCCCATCGGCCTGGTAATCAGCCTGCTGCGGCTCTATGCGCCGAAGCCGGTACGCTGGCTCGCTGTCGGCTACACCGACATCTTCCGCGCGCTGCCGGTGCTGGTCGTGCTGATCCTGATCTATTACGCGCTGCCCTTCCTCGGCATCCGCCTGTCCTCCTGGGCCTCCGCCGTGACGGCGTTTGCCTTCATCATGTCGGCCTATTCGGCCGAAGTGTTCCGCTCCGGCATAGAGAGCATTCCGAAAGGCCAGTTCGAGGCGTCGCAGGCGCTTGGCCTGCCGTTCCTTTTGACCTTGCGCAAGGTGGTGCTGCCGCAGGCGATCCGCGTGGTCATCCCGCCGATGACCAGCAACTGCGTGTCGATGTTCAAGGACACCTCGCTCGCCTCGACCGTGGCGCTGCCGGAACTGTTGAAGGAAGCGACCAATGCGCAGTCACTCTACGCCAACCCCTCGCCGCTGATCGGCGCAGCACTGGTCTATCTCATCTTCCTCTGGCCGATGGTCCGCCTCGTCAGCCTGCTCGAAGACCGCTTCAAGACCGAGAAGACGCGCTGA
- a CDS encoding ABC transporter permease subunit, which translates to MLKYILHRIALLIPTLVGITICAFAFVRLLPGDPILAMAGEHGVAPARYEELKEQFGYNLPIWQQYARYVGEVVTGDFGVSISSKRPVLEEFKTLFPATLELSFFAMIFAMVLGIPAGIFAAIKRGSWFDQSLMGTALVGYSMPIFWWGLLLIIFFSGYLGWTPVNGRIDLQFFFKPITGFMTIDTLLYGKWDAFRSVLRHLVLPTIVLGTIPLAVIARQTRSAMLEVLGEDYVRTARAKGLSSARVIGVHALRNALIPVVTTIGLQVSTLLAGAILTETIFSWPGIGRWMVESISKRDYVVVQSGLLLIALIVMAVNLIVDLLYAVINPRIRAA; encoded by the coding sequence ATGCTCAAATATATTCTTCACAGAATTGCACTTTTGATCCCGACGCTAGTCGGCATCACTATCTGTGCCTTCGCCTTCGTCAGGCTGCTGCCCGGCGATCCTATTCTTGCCATGGCCGGCGAACACGGCGTGGCGCCGGCGCGCTACGAAGAGCTCAAGGAGCAGTTCGGCTACAATCTGCCGATCTGGCAGCAATATGCGCGCTATGTCGGTGAGGTCGTGACCGGCGATTTCGGCGTCTCGATTTCGTCCAAACGCCCGGTGCTCGAAGAGTTCAAGACGCTCTTCCCGGCGACGCTGGAACTGTCATTCTTCGCCATGATTTTCGCCATGGTGCTCGGCATTCCGGCCGGAATCTTCGCGGCGATCAAGCGTGGTTCGTGGTTCGACCAGTCGCTGATGGGCACGGCGCTCGTCGGCTACTCCATGCCGATCTTCTGGTGGGGCCTGCTGCTGATCATCTTTTTCTCCGGTTATCTCGGCTGGACACCGGTTAACGGCCGCATCGACCTGCAGTTCTTCTTCAAGCCGATCACCGGCTTCATGACCATCGACACCTTGCTCTACGGCAAATGGGATGCATTTCGCTCGGTGCTGCGCCATCTGGTGCTACCGACAATTGTGCTCGGCACCATTCCGCTGGCTGTGATAGCGCGCCAGACGCGCTCAGCCATGCTCGAGGTGCTGGGCGAGGACTACGTGCGGACTGCCCGAGCCAAAGGGCTTTCGTCGGCTCGAGTCATCGGCGTGCATGCTTTGCGCAATGCGCTCATCCCGGTGGTCACCACCATCGGTCTGCAGGTTAGCACGCTGCTCGCCGGCGCCATCCTTACCGAAACGATCTTCTCCTGGCCGGGCATCGGCAGGTGGATGGTCGAATCCATATCCAAGCGCGACTATGTTGTCGTGCAGTCTGGCCTGCTCTTGATCGCCCTTATCGTCATGGCCGTGAACCTGATCGTCGATCTACTCTATGCCGTTATCAACCCACGCATAAGGGCGGCGTGA
- a CDS encoding long-chain fatty acid--CoA ligase — protein sequence MAKASKAPVKASAKAVSKPAAADGQDKTAAKAATAKTDAKPAKTAPAAKAVATAKAAAKPVKATPAKASPTKAGANKTGTTKAAPPAKAASTPAPTASQRLPKALTELAAGLPEKPWLKSYPKNMPAEIGPLPYSSIGDFLVGACKQFAGQPAFTCMGKSITYAELERLSAAFGAYLQSTGLQKGARVALMMPNVLQYPVAMMAVARAGYTVVNINPLYTPRELEHQLKDSGAQAIVILENFANTLQAVVARTLVKHVVVAAMGDMLGGLKGTIVNLVVRRVKKMVPAWSLPGHVKFNAALKAGSGMNFKPATVAANDVAFLQYTGGTTGISKGATLLHSNVLANVAQNSLWVEDAYTIKPKPAHLNFVCALPLYHIFALTVNALMGMQQGAQNILIPNPRDIPGFVKELGKYPVHIFPGLNTLFNALLNNEDFRKLDFKPLILTLGGGMAVQKGVAERWKALTGCPVSEGYGLSETSPVATANKFTSGDFTGTIGLPLPSTEIAIRDDDGNNVPLGEVGEICIRGPQVMAGYWNRPDETAKVMTKDGFFKSGDMGFMDDRGYTKIVDRKKDMILVSGFNVYPTELEEVVAMHPGVLEVAAIGVPDEHSGEVPKLFIVKKDPALTAEAITAFCRENLTGYKRPKYIEFRTELPKTPVGKILRRALRA from the coding sequence GTGGCAAAAGCATCGAAGGCGCCGGTAAAAGCGTCGGCCAAGGCAGTCTCGAAACCAGCCGCCGCCGACGGGCAAGATAAAACTGCTGCCAAGGCCGCGACCGCCAAGACAGACGCAAAGCCTGCCAAGACGGCACCTGCGGCAAAGGCAGTGGCCACAGCCAAGGCCGCTGCGAAGCCGGTGAAAGCCACCCCGGCAAAGGCTTCTCCCACGAAGGCTGGGGCGAACAAGACCGGGACGACGAAGGCCGCGCCGCCAGCGAAGGCGGCATCGACACCGGCGCCGACCGCAAGCCAGCGGCTGCCAAAGGCGCTCACCGAGCTCGCCGCCGGCCTGCCGGAAAAACCATGGCTGAAAAGTTATCCCAAGAACATGCCGGCCGAGATCGGCCCCCTTCCCTACAGCTCCATCGGCGATTTCCTTGTCGGCGCCTGCAAGCAGTTTGCCGGCCAGCCGGCTTTCACCTGCATGGGCAAGTCGATCACCTATGCGGAGCTCGAGCGGCTGTCGGCAGCATTCGGCGCCTATCTGCAATCGACGGGACTGCAGAAGGGTGCACGCGTCGCGCTGATGATGCCGAATGTGCTGCAGTATCCGGTGGCGATGATGGCGGTGGCCCGCGCTGGCTACACGGTGGTGAACATCAACCCGCTCTACACGCCGCGCGAGCTGGAACATCAGCTCAAGGATTCCGGGGCGCAGGCCATCGTCATCCTCGAAAACTTCGCCAACACGTTGCAGGCCGTGGTCGCCAGGACCTTGGTCAAGCATGTCGTCGTCGCCGCCATGGGCGACATGCTCGGCGGGCTGAAAGGCACGATCGTCAATCTGGTCGTGCGGCGCGTCAAGAAGATGGTGCCGGCCTGGTCATTGCCCGGCCATGTCAAGTTCAACGCCGCCCTGAAGGCCGGCAGCGGCATGAATTTCAAGCCGGCCACGGTGGCCGCCAATGATGTCGCCTTCCTGCAATATACCGGCGGCACCACGGGGATTTCGAAGGGTGCCACGCTGTTGCACAGCAATGTGCTGGCCAATGTCGCGCAGAATTCGCTGTGGGTCGAAGATGCCTACACGATCAAGCCGAAGCCCGCGCATCTCAACTTCGTCTGCGCGCTGCCGCTCTACCATATCTTCGCGCTGACGGTGAACGCGCTGATGGGCATGCAGCAAGGCGCCCAGAACATCCTCATTCCCAACCCGCGCGACATTCCAGGCTTCGTCAAGGAACTCGGCAAATATCCGGTCCATATCTTCCCGGGCCTCAACACGCTGTTCAACGCGCTGCTCAACAATGAGGATTTCCGCAAGCTCGACTTCAAGCCGCTGATCCTGACGCTGGGCGGCGGCATGGCGGTGCAGAAGGGCGTCGCCGAGCGCTGGAAGGCGCTGACCGGCTGCCCTGTCTCGGAAGGCTACGGCCTGTCGGAGACCTCGCCGGTGGCGACCGCCAACAAGTTCACGTCGGGTGACTTCACCGGCACGATCGGCCTGCCGCTGCCCTCGACTGAAATCGCCATCCGCGACGATGACGGCAACAACGTGCCGCTGGGCGAGGTCGGCGAGATCTGCATCCGGGGACCGCAGGTGATGGCCGGCTACTGGAACCGGCCTGATGAGACCGCCAAGGTGATGACCAAGGACGGCTTCTTCAAGTCGGGCGACATGGGCTTCATGGACGATCGCGGCTACACCAAGATCGTCGACCGCAAGAAGGACATGATCCTGGTCTCCGGCTTCAACGTCTATCCGACGGAACTCGAGGAGGTCGTGGCCATGCATCCCGGCGTGCTCGAAGTGGCGGCGATCGGCGTGCCGGACGAGCATTCCGGCGAAGTGCCGAAGCTGTTCATCGTCAAGAAGGATCCAGCCCTGACCGCTGAAGCCATCACCGCTTTTTGCCGCGAGAACCTGACCGGCTACAAACGGCCCAAATATATCGAGTTCAGGACCGAATTGCCGAAGACGCCGGTCGGCAAGATCCTGCGGCGGGCGCTGCGCGCCTAG
- a CDS encoding ABC transporter ATP-binding protein has translation MALLDIQNLVVEFQTVSGPFRAVDGVSLHVDEREVLAIVGESGSGKSVSMLAVMGLLPWTAKVTADRMSFNGRDLLKLSPAERRKIVGKDMSMIFQEPMASLNPCFTVGFQIEEVLRFHMGMDGAQRRERAIELLTQVGIAEPAERLNSFPHQMSGGQCQRVMIAIAIACNPKLLIADEPTTALDVTIQKQILDLLVSLQAKYGMGLIMITHNMGVVAETADRVIVQYKGRKMEEADVLSLFESPKSNYTRALLSALPENAVGDRLPTVSDMLFEPAPSGAAA, from the coding sequence ATGGCGCTGCTCGACATCCAGAACCTCGTCGTTGAATTCCAGACCGTGTCAGGTCCGTTCAGGGCGGTCGACGGCGTGTCGTTGCATGTCGACGAGCGCGAAGTGCTGGCGATCGTCGGCGAATCCGGTTCCGGCAAATCGGTCTCGATGCTGGCGGTGATGGGCCTTTTGCCCTGGACGGCAAAGGTCACCGCTGATCGCATGAGCTTCAATGGCCGCGATCTCCTGAAGCTGAGCCCTGCCGAACGGCGCAAGATCGTCGGCAAGGACATGTCGATGATCTTCCAGGAGCCGATGGCCAGCCTCAATCCCTGCTTCACCGTCGGCTTCCAGATCGAGGAGGTGCTGCGTTTCCACATGGGCATGGACGGTGCGCAGCGCCGGGAGCGCGCCATCGAACTCCTCACGCAGGTCGGCATTGCCGAGCCGGCGGAACGGCTGAACTCGTTCCCGCACCAGATGTCGGGCGGCCAGTGCCAGCGCGTGATGATCGCCATTGCCATCGCCTGCAATCCGAAGCTTCTGATCGCCGACGAGCCGACCACCGCGCTCGACGTCACCATCCAGAAGCAGATCCTCGATCTCCTGGTCTCGCTGCAGGCCAAATACGGCATGGGCCTGATCATGATCACTCACAATATGGGCGTGGTGGCTGAGACAGCCGACCGCGTCATCGTCCAGTACAAGGGCCGCAAGATGGAAGAGGCCGACGTGCTGTCGCTGTTTGAATCGCCGAAGAGCAATTACACCCGCGCGCTTTTGTCGGCACTGCCGGAGAATGCCGTCGGCGACCGGCTGCCGACCGTCTCCGACATGCTGTTCGAGCCGGCGCCCTCGGGAGCCGCCGCATGA
- a CDS encoding ABC transporter substrate-binding protein produces the protein MKLNRRNLILFAAAIGIAAGPATAHAADVLNVGAYPTNPPFEYKNESGTFEGFEVDIVNEAAKRIGMTTDIADLGFQALFAATTSKRIDVAISSITITAERLKSQSFTQPYYDSDMGIATKTDSAVNTEADLKGKIVGVLSGSTGETWVKAHQEADGFSDVKGYDTQQNLLLDLSAGRVDAAVSDIPGMEYSFTKMKDLKVKQRIKTGEQYGLMMTKDHPLLGKLNDALTAMKKDGTLAAIHKKWFGSDAPADSSTVKEMPLPKA, from the coding sequence ATGAAGCTCAACCGTCGCAATCTCATCCTGTTTGCCGCTGCCATCGGCATCGCCGCCGGCCCTGCCACGGCTCACGCCGCTGATGTGCTCAATGTCGGCGCCTATCCGACCAATCCGCCCTTCGAATACAAGAACGAGAGCGGCACTTTCGAAGGCTTTGAAGTCGACATCGTCAATGAGGCGGCCAAGCGCATCGGCATGACCACCGATATCGCCGATCTCGGCTTCCAGGCGCTGTTTGCCGCCACGACATCGAAGCGCATCGACGTCGCCATATCCTCGATCACCATCACGGCGGAGCGGCTGAAGTCGCAGTCCTTCACGCAGCCCTATTACGATTCCGATATGGGCATCGCGACGAAGACCGACAGCGCTGTTAACACCGAGGCCGATCTCAAGGGCAAGATCGTCGGCGTGCTCTCCGGCTCGACCGGTGAGACCTGGGTCAAGGCACATCAGGAAGCCGATGGCTTCAGCGACGTCAAGGGCTATGACACGCAGCAGAACCTTTTGCTCGACCTCAGCGCCGGCCGCGTCGATGCCGCCGTCAGCGACATTCCGGGCATGGAATACTCCTTCACCAAGATGAAGGATCTGAAGGTCAAGCAGCGCATCAAGACCGGCGAACAGTACGGCCTGATGATGACCAAGGACCACCCGCTGCTTGGCAAGCTCAACGACGCGCTGACCGCGATGAAGAAGGACGGCACGCTGGCCGCGATCCACAAGAAGTGGTTCGGCAGCGACGCGCCGGCCGATTCCTCGACGGTGAAGGAAATGCCGCTGCCGAAGGCCTGA
- a CDS encoding ABC transporter permease subunit, translating to MSQSTEIAPMAAGNPDRLTGLRTFWYYFSVNRGAVIGLFVFILLVLAALFAPLLAPYAPDIQDKTAFLRPPAWQAGGSTQYLLGTDPVGRDILSRLLYGARFSLLIGAVVVTLALTGGITLGLLAGYFRGWVDVAIMRVMDLILAFPSLLLALVMVTILGPGLFNAMLAIALVLQPHFARLVRAAVMAEKSREYVVAAKVAGAGHIRLMLRTILPNCLGPLIVQGTLSFSNAILEAAALGFLGLGAQPPTPEWGTMLASAREFILRAWWVVTFPGLAILITVLAINLIGDGLRDALDPKLRRS from the coding sequence ATGAGCCAGTCGACCGAAATCGCTCCGATGGCCGCCGGCAACCCGGATCGCCTCACCGGTCTCAGGACCTTCTGGTATTATTTCTCGGTGAACCGCGGCGCCGTCATCGGCCTGTTCGTCTTCATCCTGCTGGTACTGGCGGCGCTGTTTGCGCCGCTGCTGGCTCCCTATGCACCCGACATTCAGGACAAGACCGCTTTCTTGCGGCCTCCAGCCTGGCAGGCCGGCGGCAGCACGCAATATCTGCTGGGCACCGATCCCGTCGGCCGCGACATCCTTTCGCGCTTGCTCTATGGCGCGCGCTTTTCGCTGCTCATCGGCGCGGTCGTGGTCACGCTGGCTCTCACCGGCGGCATTACGCTCGGCCTGCTGGCCGGCTATTTCCGCGGCTGGGTCGACGTCGCGATCATGCGCGTGATGGACCTCATCCTGGCGTTCCCGTCGCTGTTGCTGGCGCTGGTGATGGTCACCATCCTCGGCCCTGGTCTGTTCAACGCGATGCTGGCCATCGCGCTCGTCCTGCAGCCGCATTTCGCGCGGCTGGTGCGCGCTGCCGTGATGGCCGAGAAAAGCCGCGAATATGTCGTGGCCGCGAAGGTCGCCGGCGCAGGCCATATCAGGCTGATGCTTCGCACCATCCTGCCCAATTGCCTGGGGCCGCTGATCGTCCAGGGCACGCTGTCGTTTTCCAACGCCATCCTCGAGGCGGCCGCTCTTGGCTTCCTCGGCCTTGGCGCCCAGCCGCCGACGCCCGAATGGGGCACGATGCTCGCTTCGGCGCGCGAATTCATCCTGCGCGCCTGGTGGGTGGTGACCTTCCCCGGCCTGGCTATCCTGATCACCGTGCTTGCCATCAATCTGATCGGCGACGGCCTGCGCGACGCGCTCGATCCGAAACTGAGGAGGTCGTGA
- a CDS encoding ABC transporter substrate-binding protein has protein sequence MKKKLAFAAALLAASVLSGMANAKTLVYCSEASPANFDPGTTTGGNDFDASSRTVYSRLVEFKHGGTEVEPGLADKWEISDDGLVYTFHLHPGVKFQTTDYFKPTRDLNADDVVFSFDRQFNKANPWNGDKYLPNLTWDYYTGMDMPKYVAKWEKVDDLTVKLTLTEPNAPMLANLGMDFASIVSKEYADQLAKDGKMADFSTKPIGTGPFQFVDYQLDSVIRYAAHPDYFKGKEKIDDLVFAITPDATARIQKVLAGECDIAPYPNPADIGTIKANNDVTLMDQAGLNIGYMSYNTTIPPLDKPEVRHALNQAIDREALIKSLFQDAGATPAENLIPPTMWSWNKDVKADAYNPDAAKKVLEAAGLKEIQLWASDRVRPYNPNFQRAAELIQADWAKVGVKAEIVNYEWTKYRSEGKKKDRPGAFQIGWTGDNGDPDNFFATLFACSAIGVSNYSSWCDKDFEDLIQKAKKTSDQAERTKLYGEAQVVFQKQAPAFLLAHSQVYAVVRKNVSGFMMDPLGIHRFDGVDKAE, from the coding sequence ATGAAAAAGAAACTCGCTTTTGCGGCCGCGTTGCTGGCTGCAAGCGTCCTGAGCGGCATGGCCAATGCGAAGACGCTGGTCTATTGCTCGGAAGCGTCGCCGGCCAATTTTGATCCGGGTACGACCACCGGCGGCAACGATTTCGATGCCTCGTCGCGCACCGTCTATTCGCGTCTGGTCGAATTCAAGCATGGCGGCACCGAGGTCGAGCCCGGCCTCGCCGACAAGTGGGAAATCTCGGACGACGGCCTGGTCTATACTTTCCACCTGCATCCGGGCGTGAAGTTCCAGACCACCGACTATTTCAAGCCGACGCGTGACCTCAACGCCGACGACGTCGTCTTCTCCTTCGACCGCCAGTTCAACAAGGCGAACCCCTGGAACGGCGACAAGTATCTGCCCAACCTGACTTGGGACTACTACACCGGCATGGACATGCCGAAATACGTCGCCAAATGGGAAAAGGTCGATGACCTGACCGTCAAGCTGACGCTGACCGAGCCGAACGCGCCGATGCTGGCCAATCTCGGCATGGACTTCGCCTCGATCGTCTCGAAGGAATATGCCGACCAGCTGGCGAAGGACGGCAAGATGGCCGATTTCTCGACCAAGCCGATCGGCACCGGTCCGTTCCAGTTTGTCGACTACCAGCTGGATTCGGTCATCCGCTACGCGGCCCACCCGGACTATTTCAAGGGCAAGGAGAAGATCGACGATCTCGTCTTCGCCATCACGCCTGACGCGACCGCGCGCATCCAGAAGGTGCTTGCCGGCGAGTGCGATATCGCTCCCTATCCGAATCCTGCCGACATCGGCACGATCAAGGCCAACAACGACGTGACCCTGATGGATCAGGCCGGCCTGAACATCGGCTATATGAGCTACAACACCACCATCCCGCCGCTCGACAAGCCTGAGGTGCGCCATGCGCTCAACCAGGCGATCGATCGGGAAGCGCTGATCAAGTCGCTGTTCCAGGATGCCGGCGCCACGCCTGCCGAAAACCTGATCCCGCCGACCATGTGGTCGTGGAACAAGGATGTGAAGGCCGACGCCTATAATCCGGATGCGGCCAAGAAGGTGCTTGAGGCTGCCGGGCTTAAGGAAATCCAGCTCTGGGCTTCCGATCGCGTTCGTCCCTATAACCCGAACTTCCAGCGCGCCGCCGAACTGATCCAGGCCGACTGGGCCAAGGTCGGCGTCAAGGCCGAGATCGTCAACTACGAGTGGACCAAGTATCGCTCGGAGGGCAAGAAGAAGGACCGTCCCGGCGCGTTCCAGATTGGCTGGACCGGCGACAATGGCGATCCGGACAACTTCTTCGCCACCCTGTTTGCCTGCTCCGCCATCGGCGTCTCGAACTACTCCAGCTGGTGCGACAAGGACTTCGAAGACCTGATACAGAAGGCCAAGAAGACCAGCGACCAGGCCGAGCGCACCAAGCTCTATGGAGAGGCGCAGGTCGTCTTCCAGAAGCAGGCTCCGGCCTTCCTGCTGGCGCATAGCCAAGTCTACGCAGTCGTGCGCAAGAATGTCAGCGGTTTCATGATGGACCCGCTCGGCATTCACCGCTTCGACGGCGTCGACAAAGCCGAATAA
- a CDS encoding dipeptide ABC transporter ATP-binding protein, producing the protein MTKVVEGKNIVRDYHVGGGLFRAQRTVHAVKGVSFSVDKGKTLAIVGESGCGKSTLARIITLIDPATSGELFIDGNKVDIAKDGLSKEMRRKVQIVFQNPYGSLNPRQKIGDVLGEPLLINTGKPAEERRDLAMKMLKKVGLGPEHYNRYPHMFSGGQRQRIAIARALMLNPSLLVLDEPVSALDLSVQAQVLNLLADLQDEFQLTYVFISHDLSVVRYIADDVMVMYFGEAVEYGSREEVFSDPKHSYTRTLFAATPRADVASIKARLAKKKAAA; encoded by the coding sequence ATGACCAAGGTTGTCGAAGGCAAGAATATCGTGCGCGACTACCATGTCGGCGGCGGGCTGTTTCGCGCGCAGCGCACCGTGCATGCGGTCAAGGGTGTCTCGTTCAGCGTCGACAAGGGCAAGACGCTGGCCATCGTCGGTGAGAGCGGTTGCGGCAAGTCGACACTTGCCCGCATCATCACACTGATCGATCCCGCGACGTCAGGTGAACTGTTCATCGATGGCAACAAGGTCGACATCGCCAAGGACGGGTTGAGCAAGGAGATGCGCCGCAAGGTGCAGATCGTTTTCCAGAACCCGTACGGTTCGCTCAATCCGCGCCAGAAGATCGGCGACGTACTGGGCGAACCGCTGCTCATCAACACTGGCAAGCCGGCCGAGGAGCGGCGCGACCTCGCCATGAAGATGCTGAAGAAGGTCGGCCTCGGTCCCGAGCACTACAACCGCTACCCGCATATGTTCTCGGGCGGCCAGCGCCAGCGCATCGCCATCGCCCGTGCGCTGATGCTCAATCCGAGCCTGCTGGTGCTGGACGAGCCGGTCTCCGCACTTGACCTGTCGGTGCAGGCGCAGGTGCTCAATCTGCTCGCCGACCTGCAGGACGAGTTCCAGCTGACCTATGTCTTCATCAGCCACGATCTGTCCGTGGTGCGCTACATCGCCGACGATGTGATGGTGATGTATTTCGGCGAGGCGGTCGAATACGGCTCGCGCGAGGAGGTCTTTTCAGACCCCAAACACAGCTACACCAGGACATTGTTCGCCGCGACACCGCGCGCCGACGTCGCCTCGATCAAGGCGAGGTTGGCGAAGAAGAAGGCGGCAGCCTGA
- a CDS encoding cysteine desulfurase-like protein, whose product MNKHQTDTANASAFPVDTIRAMFPALQRAGDFIFMDNAAGAQIPQSVLDAVTSHLVSHNVQRGGRYGRSVTVDQSVADARTSVALLINAYSPAEICFGMNATSFIRLVSLGIGQMLGERDEIVITDMDHDANIATWLALESAGAKFKWWRMREDGNLHVDDLRPLVSDRTRLVACTVTAHSIGSIVDVASVAAIAHAAGAEVFLDCVHYGPHGLIDVQAWDCDYLVCSGYKNFSPHMGFLWGRFDTLKRLPTFREDFIPDEPPYKVEAGTFIYENVSGMDAAVQYLELIGRNLAPSNNRSRRENIVAGMGAIRDYELLLAREMLGVLKGCGATIYGVADEARITERVPTFCFNIGTLSPQRIVEEMAELQIGIRDGHMYAPRLMKRLNLSMDSGAIRASLVHYNTVEEIHRFGEALRVIIAKLS is encoded by the coding sequence GTGAACAAGCATCAAACCGACACAGCGAACGCCTCAGCGTTCCCCGTCGACACCATCCGCGCCATGTTTCCCGCCCTGCAGCGGGCCGGCGATTTCATCTTCATGGACAATGCCGCCGGCGCGCAGATCCCGCAGAGCGTGCTCGACGCGGTGACCAGCCATCTGGTTTCGCACAATGTGCAACGCGGCGGCCGCTATGGCCGCAGCGTCACCGTCGACCAGTCGGTCGCCGACGCCCGGACAAGCGTAGCGCTGCTGATCAACGCCTATAGCCCGGCGGAAATCTGCTTCGGCATGAACGCCACCTCGTTCATCCGCCTGGTCAGCCTCGGCATCGGCCAGATGCTTGGAGAACGCGACGAGATCGTCATCACCGACATGGACCATGACGCCAACATCGCGACCTGGCTGGCGCTGGAATCCGCCGGCGCCAAGTTCAAGTGGTGGCGCATGCGGGAGGACGGCAATCTGCATGTCGACGATCTGCGCCCGCTGGTTTCCGACCGCACCCGCCTTGTCGCCTGCACGGTGACGGCACACTCGATCGGCTCGATCGTCGATGTCGCCTCGGTGGCTGCGATCGCGCATGCGGCTGGCGCGGAAGTGTTCCTCGACTGCGTGCACTATGGGCCGCACGGACTGATCGACGTCCAGGCCTGGGACTGCGATTATCTGGTCTGCTCCGGCTACAAGAATTTCTCACCGCATATGGGTTTTCTCTGGGGCCGCTTCGACACGCTGAAGCGGCTGCCGACTTTTCGGGAGGATTTCATCCCCGATGAGCCGCCCTACAAGGTCGAGGCCGGCACCTTCATCTACGAGAATGTCTCGGGCATGGATGCGGCCGTGCAGTATCTGGAGCTGATCGGCCGCAATCTCGCGCCCTCCAACAACCGCTCGCGGCGTGAAAACATTGTCGCCGGCATGGGCGCCATTCGCGACTACGAGCTGCTGCTGGCGCGCGAGATGCTTGGCGTGCTGAAAGGTTGCGGGGCAACCATCTATGGCGTCGCCGACGAGGCCCGCATCACCGAACGCGTGCCGACCTTCTGCTTCAACATCGGCACGCTGTCGCCGCAGCGCATCGTCGAGGAAATGGCCGAGTTGCAGATCGGCATCCGCGACGGCCACATGTACGCGCCACGGCTGATGAAGCGCCTCAACCTGTCGATGGACAGCGGCGCCATCCGCGCCTCGCTGGTCCATTACAACACGGTCGAGGAAATCCACCGCTTCGGCGAGGCGCTGCGGGTGATTATCGCGAAGTTGTCCTGA
- a CDS encoding class I SAM-dependent methyltransferase, which translates to MRLVPVPALPEIRFYTAHPGSGLRRLVDPEDDASGGTPEPQPPYWAYAWAGGAVLARYILDHPMTVAGRRVLDLGAGSGIVGIAAAKAGAREVIAAEIDRNGVAAIGLNAAANGVAITIVDKDITIGLPPAVDLVLAGDVFYGQDVADRAMPFLDRCLAAGIDVLVGDPGRAHLPRSRLHLLAEYTVPDFGDAKDATPRPSGVFRFETEPGS; encoded by the coding sequence ATGCGCCTTGTCCCGGTGCCGGCGCTTCCCGAAATCCGGTTTTACACCGCTCACCCGGGCAGCGGGTTGAGGCGCCTCGTCGACCCTGAAGACGATGCCAGCGGGGGCACGCCGGAACCACAGCCGCCCTACTGGGCCTATGCCTGGGCCGGCGGTGCCGTGCTGGCGCGCTATATCCTCGACCATCCGATGACGGTGGCCGGCCGCCGCGTACTCGACCTCGGAGCAGGGTCGGGCATTGTCGGCATCGCCGCCGCGAAGGCCGGCGCGCGTGAGGTGATTGCCGCCGAAATCGACCGCAACGGCGTCGCCGCGATCGGCCTCAATGCCGCGGCGAACGGTGTCGCCATCACCATTGTCGACAAGGATATCACCATAGGCCTGCCACCGGCGGTCGATCTCGTGCTTGCCGGTGATGTCTTCTACGGCCAGGACGTCGCCGACCGCGCCATGCCTTTTCTCGATCGATGCCTCGCCGCCGGCATTGACGTGCTGGTCGGCGATCCGGGCCGGGCCCATCTGCCGCGGTCGCGGTTGCACCTGCTAGCCGAATACACGGTGCCGGATTTCGGCGACGCGAAAGACGCAACCCCAAGGCCGAGCGGCGTCTTTCGCTTCGAGACCGAACCTGGCAGTTAG